Genomic segment of bacterium:
GGACGGGTCCAGAGGATCACAGAGAAGAATCCTATGCATTGATCTACCCTTCCTCACCGGTTTGCGGCCGACGCGGCCACCGCCTCGAACAGGAGCTCCAGGTCCGTACTCCCGATCTCGGCCATGTGGCCAATGCGGAAGGTCGACTCCTTGAGGCGGCCGTAGCCGCCACCAACCAGAAAGCCCTGTTGCGCCAATTTGTCTACGAGCTCCGTCGGCGCCAACTCGGGAGCCGTCTTGAGGCAGCTCACGGTAGGCGACCTCGCGCCCTCGTCGGAAGCATACTCGAAGCCCGCGGCCGCGGCCCACTTTTCGGTCAGATCCCGGAGGTGAACATGGCGTTCCCAGCGCGCCTCGAGGCCCTCGTCCAGAATGCGTTCGAGCTGAGCGTCCAAGGCGTAGATGAGCGGGATCGCCGGCGTGGTGATGGGACCCCCTTCGGCATGCTTGGCTCGGTAGCGCAGAAAGTCGGTATAAAACCCTCGCGTTTCGACCCGAGACATCCGTTCCCAGGCGCGGTCCGAAACGCTGAAGATGGCCAGGCCCGGAGGCAATCCGAGGGCTTTTTGCGAAGCTGTAACCACGACATCCAATCCCCAGTCGTCGCTTTCGACCGG
This window contains:
- a CDS encoding alanine--glyoxylate aminotransferase family protein; this translates as MRLPVRYFAPGPVWVDPEVRKAMTRPIVPHRSPEFKKLWTSIGERLKLVFRTRRDVLIATSSATFALEAALVSLAPRSALSLVNGAFSERWLAIARSRGIASEELAVPWGSAVDPDRLRARLKEHRPEVVTMVHCETSTGVLNPIAALARVVREESDALVLVDAVSSLAGTPVESDDWGLDVVVTASQKALGLPPGLAIFSVSDRAWERMSRVETRGFYTDFLRYRAKHAEGGPITTPAIPLIYALDAQLERILDEGLEARWERHVHLRDLTEKWAAAAGFEYASDEGARSPTVSCLKTAPELAPTELVDKLAQQGFLVGGGYGRLKESTFRIGHMAEIGSTDLELLFEAVAASAANR